One window from the genome of Amaranthus tricolor cultivar Red isolate AtriRed21 chromosome 9, ASM2621246v1, whole genome shotgun sequence encodes:
- the LOC130823933 gene encoding cyclic phosphodiesterase-like, translating into MSGSEGRAYAVVGVPSTEAYKRLNKVMKALRSNLGGPKFDPHLTITGPINLTREDAIKKFREACKGLKAYPAHSQAISAGDSYWQSIFVLLHSTAQLVEVSDHFNAHFGYDPPTQYKPHISLLYGHLTDEEKHEAVEEAKKLDDTIDNMCFTIDCLQLYSLTIGDETLKSWVKVAEYHLTT; encoded by the exons ATGTCGGGATCGGAGGGAAGGGCGTATGCGGTGGTCGGAGTTCCGTCAACGGAGGCGTATAAGAGGTTAAATAAGGTGATGAAAGCCCTACGATCAAATTTGGGAGGGCCCAAATTTGATCCTCACCTTACAATAACAGGGCCTATAAATTTAACAAGAGAGGATGCAATTAAGAAATTTAGAGAAGCATGTAAAGGGTTGAAGGCTTATCCTGCTCATTCTCAGGCCATCTCCGCCGGCGATTCTTATTGGCAATCTATTTTTGTTCTGCTTCATTCTACCGCTcag CTTGTCGAAGTTAGTGATCATTTTAATGCACATTTTGGGTACGACCCCCCCACAC AGTACAAGCCACATATCAGCCTTTTATATGGTCACTTAACAGATGAAGAGAAGCATGAAGCAGTTGAGGAAGCCAAAAAATTAGATGATACCATTGACAATATGTGCTTCACAATAGACTGCCTACAACTCTACTCATTAACTATTGGTGATGAGACTCTCAAGTCCTGGGTAAAGGTGGCTGAATATCATCTTACTACTTAA
- the LOC130824267 gene encoding floral homeotic protein AGAMOUS-like isoform X4, with amino-acid sequence MEFNTQPMEIGSPSSQRKLGRGKIEIKRIENTTNRQVTFCKRRNGLLKKAYELSVLCDAEVALIVFSSRGRLYEYANQSVKGTIDRYKKAYSDQSGAGSVAEANAQYYQQESMKLRKNICSLNDSNKHMMGEGLTELKPKELKNLEAKLERSISRIRSKKNELLFAEIEFMQKREIELHNNNQFLQARISENERAEQSMSLMPGANEYEFVSSQSYDSRNYFQALQPNTHYQRQDHTPLQLV; translated from the exons ATGGAATTCAATACCCAACCTATGGAAATTGGGTCACCTTCAAGTCAAAGGAAGTTAGGAAGAGGAAAGATCGAGATCAAGCGGATCGAAAATACTACAAATCGTCAAGTTACTTTCTGTAAGAGAAGGAATGGATTGCTGAAAAAGGCTTACGAATTATCAGTTTTGTGTGATGCTGAGGTTGCTCTTATTGTGTTTTCTAGCCGTGGCCGGCTCTATGAGTATGCCAATCAAAG TGTGAAGGGCACTATTGATAGGTACAAGAAAGCTTACTCTGATCAGTCTGGTGCTGGCTCTGTTGCTGAAGCCAACGCTCAG TACTATCAGCAAGAGTCTATGAAGCTGCGAAAGAACATCTGCTCATTAAACGATAGCAACAA GCATATGATGGGTGAAGGGTTGACCGAATTGAAGCCGAAAGAGCTGAAGAATTTGGAGGCTAAACTTGAGCGTAGCATTAGCAGAATCAGATCAAAAAAG AATGAGCTGCTCTTTGCTGAAATTGAATTCATGCAGAAAAGG GAGATTGAACTGCACAATAATAACCAGTTCCTGCAAGCGAGG ATATCTGAGAATGAAAGAGCTGAGCAAAGCATGAGCTTAATGCCTGGTGCAAATGAATATGAATTTGTTTCATCCCAATCATATGATTCCCGAAATTACTTCCAAGCTCTTCAACCCAACACTCACTATCAGCGTCAAGACCACACTCCACTCCAATTAGTCTAA
- the LOC130824267 gene encoding agamous-like MADS-box protein MADS1 isoform X3 translates to MEFNTQPMEIGSPSSQRKLGRGKIEIKRIENTTNRQVTFCKRRNGLLKKAYELSVLCDAEVALIVFSSRGRLYEYANQSHSVKGTIDRYKKAYSDQSGAGSVAEANAQYYQQESMKLRKNICSLNDSNKHMMGEGLTELKPKELKNLEAKLERSISRIRSKKNELLFAEIEFMQKREIELHNNNQFLQARISENERAEQSMSLMPGANEYEFVSSQSYDSRNYFQALQPNTHYQRQDHTPLQLV, encoded by the exons ATGGAATTCAATACCCAACCTATGGAAATTGGGTCACCTTCAAGTCAAAGGAAGTTAGGAAGAGGAAAGATCGAGATCAAGCGGATCGAAAATACTACAAATCGTCAAGTTACTTTCTGTAAGAGAAGGAATGGATTGCTGAAAAAGGCTTACGAATTATCAGTTTTGTGTGATGCTGAGGTTGCTCTTATTGTGTTTTCTAGCCGTGGCCGGCTCTATGAGTATGCCAATCAAAG CCACAGTGTGAAGGGCACTATTGATAGGTACAAGAAAGCTTACTCTGATCAGTCTGGTGCTGGCTCTGTTGCTGAAGCCAACGCTCAG TACTATCAGCAAGAGTCTATGAAGCTGCGAAAGAACATCTGCTCATTAAACGATAGCAACAA GCATATGATGGGTGAAGGGTTGACCGAATTGAAGCCGAAAGAGCTGAAGAATTTGGAGGCTAAACTTGAGCGTAGCATTAGCAGAATCAGATCAAAAAAG AATGAGCTGCTCTTTGCTGAAATTGAATTCATGCAGAAAAGG GAGATTGAACTGCACAATAATAACCAGTTCCTGCAAGCGAGG ATATCTGAGAATGAAAGAGCTGAGCAAAGCATGAGCTTAATGCCTGGTGCAAATGAATATGAATTTGTTTCATCCCAATCATATGATTCCCGAAATTACTTCCAAGCTCTTCAACCCAACACTCACTATCAGCGTCAAGACCACACTCCACTCCAATTAGTCTAA
- the LOC130824267 gene encoding agamous-like MADS-box protein MADS1 isoform X1: MEFNTQPMEIGSPSSQRKLGRGKIEIKRIENTTNRQVTFCKRRNGLLKKAYELSVLCDAEVALIVFSSRGRLYEYANQSHSVKGTIDRYKKAYSDQSGAGSVAEANAQYYQQESMKLRKNICSLNDSNKALSRHMMGEGLTELKPKELKNLEAKLERSISRIRSKKNELLFAEIEFMQKREIELHNNNQFLQARISENERAEQSMSLMPGANEYEFVSSQSYDSRNYFQALQPNTHYQRQDHTPLQLV; encoded by the exons ATGGAATTCAATACCCAACCTATGGAAATTGGGTCACCTTCAAGTCAAAGGAAGTTAGGAAGAGGAAAGATCGAGATCAAGCGGATCGAAAATACTACAAATCGTCAAGTTACTTTCTGTAAGAGAAGGAATGGATTGCTGAAAAAGGCTTACGAATTATCAGTTTTGTGTGATGCTGAGGTTGCTCTTATTGTGTTTTCTAGCCGTGGCCGGCTCTATGAGTATGCCAATCAAAG CCACAGTGTGAAGGGCACTATTGATAGGTACAAGAAAGCTTACTCTGATCAGTCTGGTGCTGGCTCTGTTGCTGAAGCCAACGCTCAG TACTATCAGCAAGAGTCTATGAAGCTGCGAAAGAACATCTGCTCATTAAACGATAGCAACAA GGCGCTTTCCAGGCATATGATGGGTGAAGGGTTGACCGAATTGAAGCCGAAAGAGCTGAAGAATTTGGAGGCTAAACTTGAGCGTAGCATTAGCAGAATCAGATCAAAAAAG AATGAGCTGCTCTTTGCTGAAATTGAATTCATGCAGAAAAGG GAGATTGAACTGCACAATAATAACCAGTTCCTGCAAGCGAGG ATATCTGAGAATGAAAGAGCTGAGCAAAGCATGAGCTTAATGCCTGGTGCAAATGAATATGAATTTGTTTCATCCCAATCATATGATTCCCGAAATTACTTCCAAGCTCTTCAACCCAACACTCACTATCAGCGTCAAGACCACACTCCACTCCAATTAGTCTAA
- the LOC130824259 gene encoding MACPF domain-containing protein CAD1-like isoform X2, protein MSEHFNKKSGLSRSIPLGSFNAMFNFSGNAQADAASTKSLAMLGYFIPLYRLELKTRLTLKDEIKAFVPYSWDPPALASFIENFGTHVVKSTTIGGRDVVYVRQDQSSLLSVSDIETYMKDIGEQRFSDLRGQPSASPLKYKDKDVTVIFRRRGGDDLEQSSTKWAETVNLAPDVIEMKFEPIVSLIEGVPGLKHLAHAIELYLEYKPPLEDLQYFLEFQMPRVWAPEHSNIQRKEPVCPYLQFSLMGPKLYVSPEQVTVGRKPVTGLRLSLEGSKQIRLAIHLQHLVSLPKILQPHWDSHMAIGAQVWKGPEEQDSRWFEPIKWKHFSHVSTAPIEYKETCIVDLSGVHIVTGAQLGVWDFGAKSVLYLKLLFSKVPGCTIRRSVWDHSPTNLATLHKADGSLTGEQTADDRKLDSTGAVAKLAKLVDSTEMFKGPQDSPGHWLVTGAKLGVDKGKIVLRAKYSLLNY, encoded by the exons ATGTCAGAGCATTTCAATAAGAAGTCAGGGTTATCCAGAAGCATTCCCCTTGGAAGCTTTAATGCCATGTTTAATTTTAGTGGAAACGCACAAGCAGATGCAGCATCTACTAAGTCTCTTGCAATGCTGGGCTATTTCATTCCCTTGTACCGACTTGAATTGAAAACTAGATTAACATTAAAGGATGAAATTAAAGCTTTTGTCCCTTATTCTTGGGATCCTCCGGCATTGGCAAG tttcatcgaaaattttGGTACCCATGTCGTTAAATCTACAACAATTGGTGGGCGGGATGTAGTTTATGTCCGGCAGGACCAATCATCACTTTTGTCAGTATCGGACATTGAAACTTATATGAAAGACATTGGGGAACAGAGGTTTTCTGACTTGAGAGGCCAACCTAGTGCTTCCCCACTGAAATACAAGGACAAG GATGTTACTGTTATTTTTAGGAGGAGAGGAGGGGATGATCTTGAACAGAGTTCCACCAAGTGGGCAGAGACCGTAAATTTAGCACCGGATGTAATTGAGATGAAATTTGAACCTATCGTGTCTCTAATTGAAGGCGTGCCGGGTCTAAAGCACTTAGCCCATGCTATTGAGTTGTATTTGGAGT ACAAGCCGCCTCTTGAAGATCTACAATACTTCTTAGAATTTCAAATGCCACGAGTCTGGGCTCCCGAACATAGCAACATACAAAGAAAGGAGCCTGTTTGCCCGTATCTTCAATTCAGTTTGATGGGTCCCAAGCTTTACGTAAGCCCTGAGCAG GTTACAGTAGGGCGTAAACCAGTCACCGGTCTGAGGCTTAGCCTTGAAGGTTCCAAGCAAATTCGGCTAGCCATCCATCTTCAACACCTAGTATCACTCCCGAAAATCCTCCAACCGCATTGGGATTCCCACATGGCTATCGGTGCACAAGTATGGAAAGGACCCGAGGAACAAGATAGCCGTTGGTTCGAACCGATTAAATGGAAGCACTTCTCTCATGTAAGCACCGCTCCGATAGAATATAAAGAGACATGCATTGTCGATCTTTCTGGTGTACATATCGTAACGGGAGCTCAGCTTGGAGTTTGGGATTTCGGTGCTAAAAGTGTTTTATATCTCAAACTCTTATTTTCCAAGGTACCGGGTTGTACTATAAGGCGGTCTGTATGGGATCACAGCCCGACAAACCTCGCCACATTACATAAAGCCGATGGGTCTTTGACTGGTGAACAAACTGCAGATGATAGGAAATTAGATAGCACTGGTGCTGTTGCAAAGCTCGCAAAACTAGTTGACTCGACAGAAATGTTTAAAGGACCGCAGGATTCGCCTGGTCACTGGTTAGTAACCGGTGCAAAGCTCGGCGTTGATAAAGGGAAAATTGTTTTGAGGGCCAAGTATTCCCTTTTGAATTACTGA
- the LOC130824267 gene encoding agamous-like MADS-box protein MADS1 isoform X2 yields the protein MEFNTQPMEIGSPSSQRKLGRGKIEIKRIENTTNRQVTFCKRRNGLLKKAYELSVLCDAEVALIVFSSRGRLYEYANQSVKGTIDRYKKAYSDQSGAGSVAEANAQYYQQESMKLRKNICSLNDSNKALSRHMMGEGLTELKPKELKNLEAKLERSISRIRSKKNELLFAEIEFMQKREIELHNNNQFLQARISENERAEQSMSLMPGANEYEFVSSQSYDSRNYFQALQPNTHYQRQDHTPLQLV from the exons ATGGAATTCAATACCCAACCTATGGAAATTGGGTCACCTTCAAGTCAAAGGAAGTTAGGAAGAGGAAAGATCGAGATCAAGCGGATCGAAAATACTACAAATCGTCAAGTTACTTTCTGTAAGAGAAGGAATGGATTGCTGAAAAAGGCTTACGAATTATCAGTTTTGTGTGATGCTGAGGTTGCTCTTATTGTGTTTTCTAGCCGTGGCCGGCTCTATGAGTATGCCAATCAAAG TGTGAAGGGCACTATTGATAGGTACAAGAAAGCTTACTCTGATCAGTCTGGTGCTGGCTCTGTTGCTGAAGCCAACGCTCAG TACTATCAGCAAGAGTCTATGAAGCTGCGAAAGAACATCTGCTCATTAAACGATAGCAACAA GGCGCTTTCCAGGCATATGATGGGTGAAGGGTTGACCGAATTGAAGCCGAAAGAGCTGAAGAATTTGGAGGCTAAACTTGAGCGTAGCATTAGCAGAATCAGATCAAAAAAG AATGAGCTGCTCTTTGCTGAAATTGAATTCATGCAGAAAAGG GAGATTGAACTGCACAATAATAACCAGTTCCTGCAAGCGAGG ATATCTGAGAATGAAAGAGCTGAGCAAAGCATGAGCTTAATGCCTGGTGCAAATGAATATGAATTTGTTTCATCCCAATCATATGATTCCCGAAATTACTTCCAAGCTCTTCAACCCAACACTCACTATCAGCGTCAAGACCACACTCCACTCCAATTAGTCTAA
- the LOC130824259 gene encoding MACPF domain-containing protein CAD1-like isoform X1: MAEASMKNPRTTAKNDALLTTLSNAIQAVGRGFDVTSDIRLLYCKGAPGSRLIQLDEDHTRDFVISDDVILPNVSDDIQCSSGKKAWDATPVWSFHEMSEHFNKKSGLSRSIPLGSFNAMFNFSGNAQADAASTKSLAMLGYFIPLYRLELKTRLTLKDEIKAFVPYSWDPPALASFIENFGTHVVKSTTIGGRDVVYVRQDQSSLLSVSDIETYMKDIGEQRFSDLRGQPSASPLKYKDKDVTVIFRRRGGDDLEQSSTKWAETVNLAPDVIEMKFEPIVSLIEGVPGLKHLAHAIELYLEYKPPLEDLQYFLEFQMPRVWAPEHSNIQRKEPVCPYLQFSLMGPKLYVSPEQVTVGRKPVTGLRLSLEGSKQIRLAIHLQHLVSLPKILQPHWDSHMAIGAQVWKGPEEQDSRWFEPIKWKHFSHVSTAPIEYKETCIVDLSGVHIVTGAQLGVWDFGAKSVLYLKLLFSKVPGCTIRRSVWDHSPTNLATLHKADGSLTGEQTADDRKLDSTGAVAKLAKLVDSTEMFKGPQDSPGHWLVTGAKLGVDKGKIVLRAKYSLLNY, translated from the exons ATGGCAGAAGCATCCATGAAAAACCCAAGAACAACAGCAAAAAATGATGCTTTACTTACCACATTAAGCAATGCAATTCAAGCAGTTGGTAGAGGATTTGATGTTACTTCTGACATTAGATTGTTATACTGCAAAGGAGCACCTGGGTCTCGTTTGATTCAATTAGATGAAGATCATACAAGGGATTTTGTTATCTCAGATGATGTTATACTTCCTAATGTTTCTGATGATATTCAATGTTCTAGTGGGAAGAAGGCTTGGGATGCTACTCCTGTTTGGAGCTTTCATGAG ATGTCAGAGCATTTCAATAAGAAGTCAGGGTTATCCAGAAGCATTCCCCTTGGAAGCTTTAATGCCATGTTTAATTTTAGTGGAAACGCACAAGCAGATGCAGCATCTACTAAGTCTCTTGCAATGCTGGGCTATTTCATTCCCTTGTACCGACTTGAATTGAAAACTAGATTAACATTAAAGGATGAAATTAAAGCTTTTGTCCCTTATTCTTGGGATCCTCCGGCATTGGCAAG tttcatcgaaaattttGGTACCCATGTCGTTAAATCTACAACAATTGGTGGGCGGGATGTAGTTTATGTCCGGCAGGACCAATCATCACTTTTGTCAGTATCGGACATTGAAACTTATATGAAAGACATTGGGGAACAGAGGTTTTCTGACTTGAGAGGCCAACCTAGTGCTTCCCCACTGAAATACAAGGACAAG GATGTTACTGTTATTTTTAGGAGGAGAGGAGGGGATGATCTTGAACAGAGTTCCACCAAGTGGGCAGAGACCGTAAATTTAGCACCGGATGTAATTGAGATGAAATTTGAACCTATCGTGTCTCTAATTGAAGGCGTGCCGGGTCTAAAGCACTTAGCCCATGCTATTGAGTTGTATTTGGAGT ACAAGCCGCCTCTTGAAGATCTACAATACTTCTTAGAATTTCAAATGCCACGAGTCTGGGCTCCCGAACATAGCAACATACAAAGAAAGGAGCCTGTTTGCCCGTATCTTCAATTCAGTTTGATGGGTCCCAAGCTTTACGTAAGCCCTGAGCAG GTTACAGTAGGGCGTAAACCAGTCACCGGTCTGAGGCTTAGCCTTGAAGGTTCCAAGCAAATTCGGCTAGCCATCCATCTTCAACACCTAGTATCACTCCCGAAAATCCTCCAACCGCATTGGGATTCCCACATGGCTATCGGTGCACAAGTATGGAAAGGACCCGAGGAACAAGATAGCCGTTGGTTCGAACCGATTAAATGGAAGCACTTCTCTCATGTAAGCACCGCTCCGATAGAATATAAAGAGACATGCATTGTCGATCTTTCTGGTGTACATATCGTAACGGGAGCTCAGCTTGGAGTTTGGGATTTCGGTGCTAAAAGTGTTTTATATCTCAAACTCTTATTTTCCAAGGTACCGGGTTGTACTATAAGGCGGTCTGTATGGGATCACAGCCCGACAAACCTCGCCACATTACATAAAGCCGATGGGTCTTTGACTGGTGAACAAACTGCAGATGATAGGAAATTAGATAGCACTGGTGCTGTTGCAAAGCTCGCAAAACTAGTTGACTCGACAGAAATGTTTAAAGGACCGCAGGATTCGCCTGGTCACTGGTTAGTAACCGGTGCAAAGCTCGGCGTTGATAAAGGGAAAATTGTTTTGAGGGCCAAGTATTCCCTTTTGAATTACTGA
- the LOC130824260 gene encoding oil body-associated protein 2B — protein sequence MASSDEKPGLMPGADDGTTPGKALTMGHQIMDKGSKLMQSLKPINKISEHVTTFSVYSQNISRQIETHHFISRLNQDFCQCAVYDSHLPSARLIGIEYIISEKIFESLPLDEQKLWHSHAYEIKAGLWVNPGVPGMIQNPELQTFAKTYGKFWCTWQVDRGDKLPLGAPALMMSPQSENRICTELIKKRDEKYQVLNESLISSRSNIEEPQPLISYADHWRQSGKGFAIDIQNTDMKLN from the exons ATGGCGTCGAGTGATGAAAAGCCGGGGCTGATGCCAGGAGCAGATGACGGGACGACACCAGGGAAGGCATTAACAATGGGGCATCAGATAATGGACAAAGGATCAAAGCTGATGCAGTCTTTGAAACCTATTAATAAGATAAGCGAGCATGTTACCACCTTCTCGGTTTATAGCCAAAACATATCTCGACAGATTGAGACTCATCATTTTATTTCTAGACTTAATCAAGATTTCTGCCAATGTGCTGTTTATGACTCTCATCTTCCCAGTGCTCGTCTTATTG GAATTGAGTACATAATATCTGAGAAAATATTTGAATCGCTTCCACTAGATGAACAGAAATTGTGGCACTCCCATGCATACGAG ATAAAAGCAGGACTTTGGGTAAATCCTGGTGTTCCAGGAATGATTCAGAACCCGGAGCTCCAAACATTCGCTAAAACTTATGGCAAATTTTGGTGCACCTGGCAAGTTGACCGAG GGGATAAGCTACCATTAGGTGCACCGGCGCTTATGATGTCCCCTCAATCAGAAAACAGAATATGCACGGAATTGATCAAGAAAAGAGACGAGAAATATCAAGTGTTAAATGAGAGTTTGATTTCATCAAGATCTAATATTGAAGAGCCACAACCGTTGATTTCATATGCAGATCACTGGAGACAATCAGGGAAGGGATTTGCTATTGATATACAAAATACTGATATGaaattaaattag